One part of the Hydra vulgaris chromosome 01, alternate assembly HydraT2T_AEP genome encodes these proteins:
- the LOC100205976 gene encoding intraflagellar transport protein 46 homolog isoform X2, with protein MANSNSNSDKKVHVLNQPYDESVSVGDDEEIESELSPTPRVQITSKFRKPEQMATSIEASEDEFDDENSAFVEPKDKLKQSRPPKAGSGQRPVGGHVIEASDDDDDEEDGSESSEDEDEKEGIHVKGAYDPTEFEHLPVSKEIKELFQYIVRYVPQTIDLDYKLRPFIPEYIPAVGDIDAFLKVTRPDGKPETLGIRILDEPAAEQSDPTVLDLQLRSISKQTSAKQTIVRSIEDPDKNPKAIDSWITNIVKLHREKPPQNVHYTKPMPDIEKLMQEWPPEFEELLNNLKLPSADIECELAEYIDIICAIVDIPVYANRIQSLHLLFTLYSEFKNSQHFNQLAKRNVISNDLKNTGNKQNPSISYE; from the exons atggcgaattctaattctaattctgataaaaag gtTCATGTTTTGAACCAACCTTATGATGAAAGTGTCTCAGTTGGAGATGATGAAGAAATAGAAAGTGAACTATCTCCAACTCCAAGAGTTCAAATTACATCAAAGTTTAGAAAACCAg aacaAATGGCAACTTCAATTGAAGCAAGTGAAGATGAATTTGATGATGAAAATTCTGCTTTTGTAGAACCAAag gACAAGTTGAAACAATCTCGTCCACCAAAAGCAGGTAGTGGCCAGCGCCCAGTTGGTGGTCATGTTATAGAAGCTagtgatgacgatgatgatgaagaagatgGTAGTGAATCAAGCGAAGATGAAGATGAAAAAGAAGGAATACATGTGAAAGG ggCATACGATCCAACTGAATTTGAACATCTTCCTGTCagtaaagaaattaaagaacTATTCCAATATATTGTTAG GTATGTGCCTCAGACCATTGATTTAGATTATAAACTGCGACCATTCATTCCAGAATATATTCCTGCTGTTGGAGATATTgatgcatttttaaaa GTCACAAGACCTGATGGTAAACCAGAAACATTAGGGATACGAATACTTGATGAACCGGCTGCAGAGCAGTCTGATCCTAcag TTCTTGATCTTCAGCTTCGTTCTATTTCTAAACAGACGAGTGCGAAACAaact ATTGTTCGTAGCATTGAAGACCCCGATAAAAATCCGAAGGCAATCGATAGCTGGATAACAAACATTGTCAAGTTGCATCGTGAAAAGCCGCCTCAAAATGTACATTATACAAAACCTATGCCAGATATTGAAAAGCTGATGCAGGAATGGCCTCCAGAATTTGAAGAGcttcttaataatttaaaactaccATCAGCTGATATTGAGTGTGAACTTGCAGaatatattgatattatatgtg CTATTGTCGATATTCCTGTTTATGCGAATAGAATCCAGTCTTTACATTTACTGTTTACCTTGTACTCCGAGTTTAAAAACTCACAG CATTTTAATCAGTTGGCGAAGCGCAACGTGATTtcaaacgatttaaaaaacactgGGAACAAGCAAAATCCATCCATTTCATAtgaataa